The Natronomonas salsuginis genome includes a region encoding these proteins:
- the argC gene encoding N-acetyl-gamma-glutamyl-phosphate reductase yields the protein MTESLTASVVGASGFTGGELLRLLYGHPDFEIAQATSRSYGNKTVGSVHPNLRGMDLRFSDPEELESVDVLFACTPHGVSMEHIDSFRDAADTVVDLSADFRLDTESEYDEWYDGHERPELLAESEYALPELNRENLLDADLIASGGCNATAAILGLKPLFDADVLSGGERIVVDVKVGSSEGGAGGGEASSHPERSGVVRPYAPTGHRHEAEIEAFLGTQVSFSAHAVDMTRGAAATCHVYPDDPVSTADLWKAYRGSYADEPFVRIVAGGSGVYRYPEPKAVAGSNFAEVGFELDPRNGRIVVFSAIDNMMKGSAGQAVHAANVALGLEETAGLEFTGMHPVGAP from the coding sequence ATGACCGAGTCTCTGACCGCGAGCGTCGTCGGCGCGAGCGGTTTCACCGGCGGCGAACTGTTGCGACTGCTGTACGGGCACCCGGACTTCGAGATCGCGCAGGCGACGAGCCGGAGCTACGGGAACAAGACGGTCGGCTCGGTCCACCCGAATCTGCGCGGAATGGACCTCCGCTTTTCGGACCCCGAGGAGCTCGAGTCGGTCGATGTGCTCTTCGCGTGCACGCCCCACGGCGTCTCGATGGAACACATCGATTCGTTCCGAGACGCCGCTGACACGGTTGTCGATCTGAGCGCGGACTTCCGTCTCGACACCGAGTCGGAGTACGACGAGTGGTACGACGGCCACGAGCGTCCCGAACTGCTCGCCGAGTCGGAGTACGCGCTGCCGGAACTCAACCGCGAGAACCTCCTCGACGCGGACCTGATCGCCTCCGGTGGCTGTAACGCCACGGCGGCGATCCTCGGACTGAAACCGCTGTTCGACGCCGATGTCCTGTCGGGCGGCGAGCGAATCGTCGTCGACGTGAAGGTCGGCTCCTCGGAGGGCGGTGCGGGCGGCGGCGAGGCCTCCTCACACCCCGAGCGCTCAGGCGTCGTCAGGCCGTACGCGCCGACGGGTCACCGCCACGAGGCCGAGATCGAGGCGTTCCTCGGCACGCAGGTGTCGTTCAGCGCCCACGCGGTCGACATGACCCGCGGCGCCGCCGCGACCTGTCACGTCTACCCCGACGACCCGGTTTCGACGGCCGACCTCTGGAAGGCGTATCGCGGCAGCTACGCCGACGAGCCGTTCGTCCGCATCGTCGCGGGCGGCTCCGGGGTCTACCGCTACCCCGAGCCGAAGGCGGTCGCCGGCTCGAACTTTGCCGAGGTCGGCTTCGAACTCGACCCGCGCAACGGCCGGATCGTCGTCTTCTCGGCGATCGACAACATGATGAAGGGCTCCGCCGGGCAGGCCGTCCACGCGGCGAACGTCGCGCTGGGCCTCGAGGAGACCGCCGGGCTGGAGTTCACCGGGATGCATCCGGTGGGAGCGCCATGA
- a CDS encoding acetylglutamate/acetylaminoadipate kinase, with protein MTVVVKIGGARAVEPKGALADVAALVAEGTDVVVVHGGSTAVDDALERMGIEPEYVETPSGVVGRFTDVETMDVFKMAMAGRVNTDLVTGLQNEGCDAVGLSGVDGGLLTGPRKSAVRVLEDGKKKIRRGDHSGSIQSVNGDLLETLLDGGYTPVASPPMLADDGVAVNTDADRASAAVAAELDATLVSLTDVAGVYRDPDDPSTVINDVDTPDAYEELKSAAEGFMGRKVMAATEALEGGAARVVIADANAESPIRSALDGGGTHITSGAIE; from the coding sequence ATGACGGTCGTCGTCAAGATCGGCGGCGCGCGCGCTGTCGAACCGAAGGGCGCGCTGGCAGATGTCGCCGCGCTGGTCGCGGAGGGCACCGATGTCGTCGTCGTCCACGGCGGTTCGACGGCCGTCGACGACGCCCTCGAACGCATGGGCATCGAGCCCGAGTACGTCGAGACGCCCTCGGGCGTGGTCGGGCGGTTCACCGACGTCGAGACGATGGACGTGTTCAAGATGGCGATGGCCGGCCGGGTCAACACCGATCTCGTCACCGGCCTGCAGAACGAGGGCTGCGACGCCGTCGGGCTCTCGGGCGTCGACGGCGGACTGCTCACCGGGCCGCGCAAGTCCGCGGTCCGCGTCCTCGAAGACGGCAAGAAGAAGATCCGTCGCGGCGACCACTCCGGTTCGATTCAGTCGGTCAACGGCGACCTGCTGGAGACGCTGTTGGACGGCGGCTACACGCCGGTCGCCTCGCCACCGATGTTGGCGGATGACGGCGTCGCCGTGAACACGGACGCGGACCGCGCCTCCGCGGCGGTCGCCGCCGAGCTCGACGCGACGCTCGTCTCACTGACCGACGTGGCGGGCGTCTACCGCGACCCCGACGACCCGTCGACGGTCATCAACGACGTCGACACCCCGGACGCGTACGAGGAACTGAAATCGGCCGCCGAGGGGTTCATGGGCCGGAAGGTGATGGCGGCGACGGAGGCGCTCGAGGGCGGCGCAGCGCGCGTCGTCATCGCGGACGCGAACGCCGAATCGCCGATCCGTTCGGCCCTCGACGGCGGCGGCACACACATAACTTCCGGCGCGATCGAATGA
- the argH gene encoding argininosuccinate lyase gives MSDEDGDPIDGSAGGSGDVVRRERFSGGPARGFLSSLAADERIFAADVAVDRAHVVMLDEQDVIDREDASAILGALDAVESAGHADLPDGEDVHAAIETAVIRRIGDRGGRMHTARSRNDEVATCIRYRLREDVLDAAEATVEARDVLADVAEDHTGTVMPGFTHLQPAQPTTVAHYLCSYESALARDTERLLDAYGRINRSPLGGAAFAGTPFDIDRERTAELLGFDDLVRNSMDAASARDFLVETTAAVAALATTLSGLAEDLVVFSNLGYVELDDAYASTSSIMPQKKNPDTMEIVRGTAGEAAAGLNALLSILKGLPRAYNRDLQRAHPHAFEAVDAVAEATEVAAGAVATAAWDESTLEAAASEGFSTATGVADLLAMEGLPFRTAHELVALAAERMGGGADVDAAYAALDAAAKDVLDAPLDARVDRDTVEVALDPVQSVASRDSVGGPAPATVERELTRVADGLDADRTMLRERREALGRAGSRLDEEVSRRA, from the coding sequence ATGAGTGACGAGGACGGCGATCCGATCGACGGTTCGGCCGGCGGCTCCGGCGACGTCGTCCGCCGCGAGCGCTTCAGCGGCGGCCCGGCCCGCGGGTTCCTCTCGAGCCTCGCGGCCGACGAGCGCATCTTCGCGGCCGACGTCGCTGTCGACCGCGCGCACGTCGTGATGCTCGACGAGCAGGACGTCATCGACCGCGAGGACGCGAGCGCGATCCTCGGCGCGCTCGATGCCGTCGAATCGGCGGGCCACGCCGACCTCCCCGACGGTGAGGACGTCCACGCGGCCATCGAGACGGCCGTCATCCGGCGGATCGGCGACCGCGGCGGCCGGATGCACACCGCCCGATCCCGCAACGACGAGGTGGCGACGTGCATCCGGTATCGGCTCCGCGAGGATGTCCTCGACGCGGCCGAGGCGACGGTCGAGGCCCGCGACGTGCTCGCCGACGTCGCCGAGGACCACACCGGGACGGTGATGCCGGGCTTTACGCACCTCCAGCCGGCTCAGCCGACGACGGTCGCACACTACCTGTGCTCGTACGAGTCCGCGCTCGCGCGCGACACCGAGCGACTGCTCGACGCCTACGGCCGGATCAACCGCTCGCCGCTCGGCGGAGCGGCCTTCGCGGGGACGCCGTTCGATATCGATCGCGAGCGGACCGCGGAACTGCTCGGCTTCGACGACCTCGTCCGCAACTCGATGGACGCCGCCTCGGCGCGGGACTTTCTCGTCGAGACGACCGCCGCGGTCGCCGCGCTCGCGACGACGCTGTCGGGGCTCGCGGAGGACCTCGTCGTCTTCTCGAACCTCGGCTACGTCGAGTTGGACGACGCCTACGCGTCGACGTCGTCGATCATGCCCCAAAAGAAGAACCCCGACACGATGGAAATCGTTCGGGGGACGGCGGGCGAGGCGGCCGCCGGGCTGAACGCGCTGTTGTCGATCCTGAAGGGCCTGCCCCGTGCGTACAACCGCGACCTCCAGCGCGCCCACCCGCACGCCTTCGAGGCGGTCGACGCCGTCGCCGAGGCGACCGAGGTCGCGGCCGGCGCGGTCGCGACAGCCGCGTGGGACGAATCGACGCTCGAAGCCGCCGCCTCCGAGGGGTTCTCGACGGCGACCGGCGTCGCGGATCTGCTCGCGATGGAGGGGCTCCCGTTCCGCACCGCCCACGAACTGGTCGCGCTCGCGGCCGAGCGGATGGGTGGCGGCGCGGACGTCGACGCCGCGTACGCGGCCCTCGACGCCGCCGCGAAGGACGTGCTCGACGCGCCGCTCGACGCTCGCGTCGATCGGGACACCGTCGAGGTCGCGCTCGATCCGGTCCAGAGCGTCGCCTCACGGGATTCGGTCGGCGGGCCGGCACCCGCGACGGTCGAACGCGAACTGACCCGCGTCGCGGACGGGCTGGATGCCGACCGCACGATGCTTCGAGAGCGCCGCGAGGCGCTCGGACGCGCCGGATCCAGACTCGACGAGGAGGTGTCCCGCCGTGCGTAG
- the lysW gene encoding lysine biosynthesis protein LysW — protein sequence MADDTITAEDPITGDEIEIPANVEVGEIIDSPITGAELEVVSVDPVVLEEAPELEEDWGE from the coding sequence ATGGCAGACGATACGATCACCGCGGAAGACCCCATCACGGGCGACGAGATAGAGATCCCCGCCAACGTCGAGGTCGGCGAGATAATCGACAGCCCCATCACGGGTGCCGAACTCGAGGTCGTCTCCGTCGACCCCGTCGTCCTCGAAGAGGCTCCCGAACTGGAAGAGGACTGGGGGGAGTAA
- the lysX gene encoding lysine biosynthesis protein LysX: MNVGVIYSRIRRDEKLLLSELRDRGHEVTKIDVRKERFSVHEPPEAFDDVDIVVDRCLATSRSRYVTRFVEAYDIPVVNDPETAAICADKARNSLALAEAGVPTPRTEVTFTKESAMESIETFGYPCVLKPVIGSWGRLMAKIDSRDAAEAILEHKETLGHYEHKVFYIQEFVEKPGRDIRVLATDGEPIAAMARSSDHWLTNAARGAQTESIEITDEMADFVERASDAVGSGLLGVDLMETGDSYTVHEVNHTVEFKALNEVSEVDVPAIVVDWLESRAQLAEVTA; encoded by the coding sequence GTGAACGTCGGCGTCATCTACTCACGGATCCGCCGCGACGAGAAGCTCCTGTTGAGCGAGCTTCGCGACCGCGGCCACGAGGTGACGAAGATCGACGTCCGCAAGGAGCGCTTCAGCGTCCACGAGCCGCCCGAGGCCTTCGACGACGTCGACATCGTCGTCGATCGCTGTCTCGCGACCAGCCGCTCGCGGTACGTCACCCGGTTCGTCGAGGCCTACGACATCCCCGTCGTGAACGATCCGGAGACCGCGGCGATCTGCGCCGACAAAGCCAGGAACAGCCTCGCGCTCGCCGAGGCGGGCGTACCGACGCCCAGAACCGAGGTCACGTTCACCAAAGAGTCTGCGATGGAGTCCATCGAGACGTTCGGCTACCCCTGCGTGCTGAAACCCGTCATCGGGTCGTGGGGGCGGCTGATGGCGAAGATCGACTCCCGGGATGCCGCCGAGGCGATCCTCGAACACAAGGAGACCCTCGGCCACTACGAGCACAAGGTGTTCTACATCCAGGAGTTCGTCGAGAAGCCGGGCCGCGACATCCGCGTGCTCGCCACCGACGGCGAGCCGATTGCGGCGATGGCCCGATCCTCCGATCACTGGCTGACGAACGCCGCGCGGGGGGCCCAAACCGAGTCAATCGAGATCACCGACGAGATGGCCGATTTCGTCGAGCGCGCCTCCGACGCCGTCGGTAGCGGCTTACTCGGCGTCGACCTCATGGAGACCGGTGACTCCTACACCGTCCACGAGGTCAACCACACCGTCGAGTTCAAAGCGCTCAACGAGGTCTCGGAGGTCGACGTGCCCGCCATCGTCGTCGACTGGCTCGAATCGCGAGCCCAGCTCGCCGAGGTGACCGCATGA
- a CDS encoding argininosuccinate synthase, which translates to MSDTEHVALAFSGGLDTTVCVPLLEEEYGYDEVIGVTVDVGQPEAEFAEAEETAEALDLDHYVVDAKAEFAELCFDAVRANASYQGYPLGTALARPVIATAILEVGKEHGCTGLAHGSTGKGNDQLRFEAVWRDSDLEVIAPVRELGLTRKFEQEYAEERDLPIEGGDEGKYSIDTNLWSRSIEGSELEEPSYVPPEDIYEWTTAPTAETLEIQVGFEDGYPVSLDGDEMEPVALIEELNDLAGGYGVGRSDIMEDRMLGLKVRENYEHPAATTLLNAHAALEDLVLTKEERAFKKRVDHEWSEKGYQGLVNAPLVRALEGFIAETQTRVTGSVTIRFEGGQARPVGRSSPYAVYSAEAASFNTEDITGSIEQSDATGVAKYHGFQERLANRVIGQHNE; encoded by the coding sequence ATGTCAGATACCGAACACGTCGCACTCGCCTTCTCCGGCGGGCTCGACACGACCGTCTGCGTACCGCTGCTCGAAGAAGAATACGGCTACGACGAAGTGATCGGCGTCACGGTCGACGTCGGTCAGCCCGAAGCGGAGTTCGCCGAGGCCGAGGAGACCGCCGAGGCGCTCGACCTCGACCACTACGTCGTCGACGCGAAAGCCGAGTTTGCCGAGCTGTGTTTCGACGCCGTTCGCGCGAACGCCTCCTATCAGGGCTACCCGCTCGGGACCGCCCTCGCGCGCCCGGTGATCGCCACCGCGATCCTCGAGGTCGGGAAAGAACACGGCTGCACCGGCCTCGCACACGGTTCGACCGGGAAGGGCAACGACCAACTGCGCTTCGAGGCCGTCTGGCGCGACTCCGATCTGGAGGTCATCGCCCCCGTCCGCGAACTCGGGCTGACGCGAAAGTTCGAACAGGAGTACGCCGAGGAGCGCGACCTTCCGATCGAGGGCGGTGACGAGGGGAAATACAGCATCGACACGAACCTCTGGAGCCGCTCGATCGAGGGCTCGGAGCTCGAGGAGCCGAGCTACGTTCCGCCGGAGGACATCTACGAGTGGACCACCGCGCCGACCGCCGAGACGCTCGAGATCCAGGTCGGCTTCGAGGACGGCTACCCGGTCAGTCTCGACGGTGACGAGATGGAGCCGGTCGCGCTCATCGAGGAACTCAACGACCTCGCCGGCGGCTACGGCGTCGGTCGCTCCGACATCATGGAGGACCGGATGCTCGGACTGAAGGTCAGAGAGAACTACGAGCACCCGGCGGCGACGACCCTGCTCAACGCCCACGCCGCGCTCGAGGACCTCGTGTTGACGAAGGAGGAGCGCGCGTTCAAAAAGCGGGTCGACCACGAGTGGTCCGAGAAGGGGTATCAGGGCCTCGTCAACGCGCCGCTGGTCCGCGCGCTCGAGGGGTTCATCGCCGAGACGCAGACCCGCGTCACGGGCAGCGTGACGATCCGCTTCGAGGGCGGGCAGGCCCGCCCGGTCGGCCGATCCTCGCCGTACGCGGTGTACTCCGCGGAGGCGGCCTCGTTCAACACCGAGGACATCACGGGGAGCATCGAGCAGAGCGACGCGACGGGGGTCGCGAAGTACCACGGGTTCCAAGAGCGTCTGGCGAACCGCGTGATCGGTCAGCACAACGAGTGA
- a CDS encoding DUF7345 domain-containing protein — MLIRGAAPIKSAPADPTRQSLDDVQPVGFWPLAAISGQMHTAARIAVVCCIAALALCGFAGSAAAVDAPAAGQFIVELEPNGDANVVFTDEFDLTDAEDRAVFEDAQSNAELRAAAAQRFRGEMQFVSDEASADLDRELRVGEVTVETAVDGETGIVAYQFRWENLARIEGDRLVLSEPFSTYDSLDRELVVIAPEGEALTSVSPRPERLGEEAATWPGLTQFGERFEVVATGANGSAAAETTADLDPVSHSPANADTYGGAPIALGVAVLLLGSLLVGRER, encoded by the coding sequence ATGCTGATCCGTGGGGCCGCCCCGATAAAAAGCGCTCCGGCCGATCCGACACGGCAGTCCCTCGACGACGTGCAACCGGTCGGCTTTTGGCCCCTGGCGGCCATCTCCGGACAGATGCACACCGCCGCCCGAATCGCCGTCGTCTGCTGTATCGCGGCCCTCGCGCTCTGTGGGTTCGCCGGCAGCGCCGCCGCCGTCGACGCTCCCGCGGCCGGCCAATTCATCGTCGAACTCGAGCCGAACGGCGACGCGAACGTCGTGTTCACGGACGAGTTCGACCTGACCGACGCCGAGGATCGAGCCGTCTTCGAGGACGCACAGAGCAACGCGGAGCTTCGCGCGGCGGCCGCCCAACGGTTCCGCGGGGAGATGCAGTTCGTCTCCGACGAGGCGAGCGCGGACCTCGATCGGGAACTCCGCGTCGGCGAGGTGACAGTCGAGACGGCCGTCGACGGCGAGACGGGGATCGTCGCCTACCAGTTCCGCTGGGAGAACCTCGCCCGCATCGAGGGCGACCGACTCGTGCTGTCGGAGCCGTTCTCGACGTACGACAGCCTCGATCGCGAACTCGTCGTCATCGCCCCGGAAGGCGAAGCGCTGACGAGCGTCTCTCCGCGCCCCGAACGGCTCGGCGAGGAAGCCGCGACGTGGCCGGGGCTGACGCAGTTCGGCGAGCGCTTCGAGGTCGTCGCGACCGGGGCGAACGGCTCCGCCGCAGCCGAGACGACCGCCGATCTCGATCCCGTCTCACACTCCCCGGCGAACGCGGACACCTACGGCGGCGCACCGATCGCACTCGGCGTCGCGGTGCTCCTTCTCGGCTCGCTTCTCGTCGGTCGGGAGCGGTAG